In the Arachis ipaensis cultivar K30076 chromosome B10, Araip1.1, whole genome shotgun sequence genome, one interval contains:
- the LOC107621421 gene encoding uncharacterized protein LOC107621421 yields the protein MAKQKAIVQIYGDWKESYNLILSWIIEVQLRTSPVRVGNTVHGARVFLHRLFWTFPPCVEAFKYCKSLISIDDTHLYGKYGGTLLMAIAQDENSNILPVTFGLVEGENTDSWKFFLSHLRQHVTPQSRILVIFDCHNAIKTSLVAEDGRWLPSTAHRAFCARHIATNFVLNFKSKDARKILFNRIGLELRTQYWDGGRQYGHLTTNISECIDVVLKGTRNLLVGSLVKSTYRRLEELFVKKEKESELQLGPKQEFYLTLVKAIKKNLQTSRNMRDDLYDRENSEFVVDEIAPTWGRIALRTCRISLSSCTCVMCLQHVHIED from the exons ATGGCTAAGCAGAAGGCAATTGTACAGATATATGGAGATTGGAAGGAGTCTTACAACTTGATTCTAAGTTGGATCATCGAGGTTCAGTTGCGTACTTCCCCTGTTAGGGTTGGTAATACGGTCCATGGAGCAAGGGTGTTTCTTCATCGATTGTTTTGGACGTTTCCTCCGTGTGTTGAGGCCTTCAAGTATTGCAAGTCATTGATATCTATCGATGATACTCATTTATATGGCAAGTATGGAGGTACTTTACTAATGGCGATTGCACAAGATGAAAACTCAAACATTCTCCCAGTTACATTTGGGTTAGTCGAGGGCGAGAACACGGATTCGTGGAAGTTTTTCCTGAGTCACCTTCGTCAGCACGTGACTCCTCAATCCAGAATTCTAGTTATCTTTGACTGCCACAACGCAATCAAGACTTCCTTGGTTGCCGAAGACGGTAGGTGGCTCCCATCGACCGCACATCGTGCATTTTGTGCAAGACACATAGCTACTAATTTCGTGCTAAACTTCAAGTCTAAGGATGCACGAAAGATTCTT TTCAACAGGATCGGATTAGAGTTGCGGACCCAATATTGGGATGGAGGCCGCCAATATGGTCATTTGACAACAAACATTTCTGAGTGTATTGATGTCGTCCTAAAGGGTACACGTAACCTATTAGTGGGTTCACTTGTTAAATCAACATATAGGCGTTTAGAAGAGCTCTTTGtcaaaaaagaaaaggaatcaGAGTTGCAGCTCGGGCCTAAGCAAGAATTTTATCTGACACTTGTGAAGGCGATTAAGAAGAATCTACAGACCTCCAGAAACATGCGCGATGATCTATATGATAGAGAAAACTCAGAGTTTGTTGTGGATGAGATTGCACCGACATGGGGAAGAATTGCTTTGAGAACATGTAGGATTTCGCTATCGTCATGCACATGTGTCATGTGCTTGCAGCATGTTCATATTGAAGACTAG